The Porites lutea chromosome 4, jaPorLute2.1, whole genome shotgun sequence genome contains a region encoding:
- the LOC140935064 gene encoding uncharacterized protein, protein MFCSNCGRNVDNCNFCSNCGKEVSQSSDSSEGDCEWDGSFDQDEEEILKYYFYRGFSYQEILCFLSDRHRCQISYSTLLRKLKKYRLFRRGVTKQESFSDTFLKVQGRISELINGPCSALGYRAIWHTLEMEGLRIPRVIVQDLLKEMDPEGSELRRKHRLKRRVYQNPGPNYSWHIDGYDKLKCWGFPIHGAIDGFSRRILWLEITRSNNSPNKIATFYARTVAELEGCPVELITDLGTENGLAAAMQSFFRDNPEAHRYVSSPRNQRIEGWWSYYSKNRCIWWRNCFSDLEFQGIVDTTSEISLECLWYCFNKVLQKELDSVKEHWNTHRIRKSRNDTVRGRPDSLFFLPDLHGAKDCLVDVPAAEIEFGTQHITEELDGTDNEHQEYFDYARVSLSMPLPDNWEEALQLYKKLMHAALHGYSS, encoded by the exons ATGTTTTGCAGCAACTGCGGAAGAAATGTCGACAATTGCAACTTTTGTAGCAACTGCGGGAAAG AAGTTAGCCAATCATCAGACAGCTCAGAAGGTGACTGTGAATGGGATGGCAGCTTTGATCAAGATGAGGAAGAAATTCTGAAGTACTACTTTTATCGTGGGTTTAGCTACCAAGAAATCCTCTGTTTCCTTAGTGATCGTCATCGGTGTCAAATAAGTTATAGTACTCTTTTAAGAAAGTTGAAGAAATATCGTTTGTTTAGGCGTGGTGTTACGAAACAAGAATCATTCAGTGATACCTTTTTGAAGGTACAGGGGCGCATCAGTGAACTTATTAATGGTCCTTGCTCAGCACTTGGGTATCGTGCAATTTGGCACACTCTGGAAATGGAAGGACTCCGCATTCCCAGAGTAATTGTTCAAGATCTTTTAAAGGAGATGGATCCTGAAGGATCTGAACTGAGAAGAAAGCATCGCTTAAAAAGAAGAGTATATCAGAATCCTGGACCTAACTATTCCTGGCATATCGATGGATATGACAAACTTAAGTGTTGGGGCTTTCCTATCCATGGTGCGATTGATGGATTTAGCCGGAGGATTTTGTGGTTGGAAATTACTCGTTCCAATAACTCACCAAACAAAATAGCCACTTTTTACGCCAGAACAGTTGCAGAATTGGAGGGTTGTCCTGTAGAACTGATCACAGATTTAGGCACTGAAAATGGACTGGCAGCAGCTATGCAATCTTTCTTTCGTGATAACCCTGAAGCACATCGATACGTCTCTTCCCCAAGGAATCAGAGAATTGAGGGCTGGTGGTCATATTATTCAAAGAATCGTTGCATATGGTGGAGGAATTGTTTTAGTGATTTAGAGTTTCAGGGTATTGTCGACACCACATCTGAGATAAGTCTGGAATGCCTTTGGTATTGTTTTAACAAAGTACTTCAAAAAGAGCTTGATTCTGTGAAAGAGCACTGGAACACACACAGAATTCGAAAGTCAAGAAATGACACTGTACGAGGACGTCCTGACTCGCTTTTCTTCTTGCCTGACCTTCATGGTGCAAAGGACTGCCTAGTTGATGTACCTGCTGCTGAAATTGAATTTGGCACACAGCATATAACTGAAGAGTTAGATGGCACTGACAATGAACATCAGGAGTACTTTGATTATGCTAGAGTTAGTCTTTCAATGCCTTTGCCAGACAATTGGGAAGAAGCACTTCAACTgtacaaaaaattaatgcatgCCGCCCTTCATGGGTATTCCTCATAA
- the LOC140933088 gene encoding uncharacterized protein, translating into MSSFHSALTRPPFWSCTWYCGRVGMFCSNCGRNVDQCNFCSNCGKGINQDNPGPSTSSSAQEASSIKSNKSVKTFTEYKAAKGKQWFSKVKGGKAKGRKTSTADQEVLIYIGLLEWNEKERVLKPKRGKKVALRILNSAKSSVVRQKAEEKWKAFYSNFYDENQTYLLLYEDGQKVLFLPGTSELFTLKRYQEELGRDYNRIYLYLCTNEDYNNTVMSGDYSDDDSMSRLPRCSKLVDDSEDESMSHLPKCSKLVDDSEDESMSHLPKCSKLVDDSEGDSLSRLPKCSKLGDDSEGDSVSLPKCSKLVDDNEGDIMARLPKYSKIESVPVVTIPEEQIKLDEEFARQLDNELNQVDVEVEVVVENSHNLRVQSRDRESAEKRTQETLTDHVSVVKELSKRVDDTGQFFIVVRRASHFTRCLNLWRRESMRTRPDKVLRVHFTGKDGIDSGAMAKEFLAKAIADMGNIMFPCGSPVDSTYNVRKGYFQSCGEIAAVSLAQGGPSPCVLQGCVYESMVNPETDFKSLNVEHITAEEKNMLENIQHDLDNHRDTIVDHDYTGVIDKEHLNDITGSILISLVTRRQLYLSEFMRGLELYGLADIIRQKPEICKALFVMGHEKDVDANYVFSLMKSCYSVEGSTRKEVEESVMDCFQDFLISLEDEQKISGYTEALTWNYDDGEDRGSERQQSDKQPAEEFQTADVSVAGVLGWLTGQRHRPIDGDPLTIIVNFDHDCLDRNPKHTICFPRVAACGRELTLPVCHMGDTEQFRHTFLLAFCKGQSFSRP; encoded by the exons ATGTCCAGTTTTCACTCGGCCTTGACCCGACCGCCATTTTGGTCCTGCACGTGGTATTGTGGTCGCGTCGGGATGTTTTGCAGCAACTGCGGCAGAAATGTTGACCAGTGCAACTTTTGTAGCAACTGCGGGAAAG GAATTAACCAGGATAATCCAGGGCCAAGCACCTCCTCTAGTGCACAGGAAGCAAGTTCTATCAAGTCCAACAAATCTGTCAAGACATTTACAGAGTATAAGGCAGCTAAAGGCAAGCAGTGGTTTTCTAAAGTCAAAGGTGGGAAGGCTAAAGGTAGAAAGACCTCGACGGCAGACCAGGAAGTGCTCATCTATATTGGTTTGCTCGAGtggaatgaaaaagaaagggTTCTCAAACCGAAGAGGGGAAAAAAGGTGGCCCTGCGAATTTTAAATTCTGCAAAATCTTCAGTGGTTCGCCAAAAAGCTGAAGAGAAATGGAAGGCTTTTTATAGTAACTTCTATGACGAGAACCAAACCTATCTACTTCTTTATGAAGACGGGcagaaagttctttttttgcccGGGACTAGTGAACTGTTTACCTTAAAGCGATACCAGGAGGAATTGGGTAGAGATTATAATAGAATTTACCTATATCTGTGCACAAATGAAGACTACAACAATACTGTCATGAGTGGTGATTACAGTGACGATGACAGCATGTCTCGTTTACCTAGATGTTCCAAGCTTGTTGATGACAGTGAGGATGAAAGCATGTCTCATTTACCTAAATGTTCCAAGCTTGTTGATGACAGTGAGGATGAAAGCATGTCTCATTTACCTAAATGTTCCAAGCTTGTTGATGACAGTGAGGGTGACAGCTTGTCTCGTTTACCTAAATGTTCCAAGCTTGGTGATGACAGTGAGGGTGACAGCGTGTCTCTACCTAAATGTTCCAAGCTTGTTGATGACAATGAGGGTGACATTATGGCTCGTTTACCTAAATATTCCAAGATTGAGAGTGTCCCAGTCGTTACTATACCTGAAGAACAAATTAAACTGGATGAAGAGTTTGCAAGACAATTAGATAATGAGCTGAACCAAGTAGATGTAGAAGTTGAGGTAGTTGTTGAAAACAGTCATAATCTACGAGTACAATCACGTGATAGGGAGAGTGCTGAAAAACGTACCCAAGAAACCCTTACTGACCATGTCAGTGTTGTTAAGGAACTCAGCAAAAGAGTTGATGACACAGGTCAATTCTTTATTGTGGTGCGAAGGGCTTCCCATTTCACAAGATGCTTGAATCTGTGGCGTCGTGAATCAATGAGAACCAGGCCAGACAAAGTTTTAAGAGTTCACTTCACGGGTAAAGATGGAATAGACAGTGGGGCCATGGCTAAAGAGTTCCTTGCAAAAGCTATAGCAGACATGGGAAATATTATGTTTCCCTGTGGCAGTCCTGTGGATTCAACCTACAATGTACGGAAGGGATATTTCCAGTCTTGTGGAGAAATTGCTGCTGTAAGCCTGGCTCAAGGAGGTCCATCACCTTGTGTCTTACAGGGATGTGTTTATGAAAGTATGGTCAACCCAGAAACTGACTTTAAGAGCTTGAATGTAGAGCACATTACAGCAGAGGAGAAGAATATGCTTGAAAATATCCAACATGACTTGGATAACCATCGTGACACAATTGTAGATCATGATTACACTGGTGTTATCGACAAAGAGCACCTCAATGATATCACGGGATCCATTCTCATTAGTCTTGTCACGAGACGACAACTATATTTATCCGAATTCATGAGAGGACTGGAGCTTTATGGACTTGCTGATATCATAAGGCAAAAGCCAGAAATATGCAAGGCACTATTTGTGATGGGGCATGAAAAGGATGTTGATGCAAACTATGTGTTTTCCCTTATGAAATCATGTTATTCTGTGGAGGGATCAACTAGAAAGGAAGTTGAGGAGTCTGTGATGGACTGCTTTCAAGACTTTTTGATATCTTTGGAAGATGAGCAGAAAATCAGTGGATATACTGAGGCTCTAACTTGGAATTATGATGACGGTGAAGACAGGGGAAGTGAAAGGCAGCAAAGTGACAAACAGCCAGCTGAAGAATTTCAAACAGCAGATGTTTCTGTGGCCGGTGTCTTAGGTTGGCTTACTGGTCAAAGACACCGACCCATTGATGGGGATCCCCTCACAATTATTGTTAACTTTGACCACGATTGTTTAGATCGTAACCCAAAGCACACTATCTGTTTTCCACGTGTTGCAGCATGTGGAAGGGAGTTAACTCTTCCAGTGTGTCACATGGGCGATACAGAACAATTTCGCCATACTTTCCTTCTCGCATTCTGTAAGGGACAATCTTTTTCAAGGCCGTAG